TCCAGCACCAGTGGTGACTTCTGCGTAGCCGAACACCACATCTTCCGCAGCTCGACCACCCAAAGCGCCCATAATCCGAGCTTTTAACTGAGAACGGGAAACCAGCATCTGTTCTTCATCGGGTGAGAACCAAGTCAAACCTTGAGCTTGTCCACGTGGAATGAGGGTGACCTTCTGGACAGGATCATGATCCTTCACAAGGCTGCCAACCAGAGCGTGACCAACCTCGTGATACGCAATCAGACGTTTGCTGCGACCGTCGGTCAATGGATGACCTTCTAATCCTGCAATAATTCGGTCAACAGCATCATCAATTTCAGACAGGCTGATGGTGTCCTTACGACGTCGGGCCGTCAGGATCGCAGCCTCGTTAAGGAGATTGGCAAGGTCAGCACCTGTGAAACCAGGTGTCCTGCGGGCAATGCTTTCGAGAGACAGATCTTCAGCAAGCTTTTTATTGCGTGAGTGAACTTTGAGAATGGACAAGCGGCCCTTGATATCCGGCGCATCGACTGTCACCTGGCGGTCAAAACGACCAGGACGCATCAATGCTGAATCAAGGACATCGGGGCGGTTGGTAGCGGCAATGATGATGATTCCACTATTGCCTTCGAAGCCATCCATTTCAGTGAGCAGCTGATTCAGCGTTTGCTCGCGTTCATCGTTACCGCCTCCGATACCCGCACCTCTTTGGCGACCAACGGCATCGATCTCATCAATAAAGATGAGGCAGGGACTGTTTTCTTTGGCACGTTTAAACAGGTCACGGACCCTGCTGGCACCGACACCCACAAACATTTCCACAAATTCAGAACCCGACAGGGAGAAGAAGGGAACACCTGCTTCACCTGCAATTGCTTTTGCCAGCAAGGTCTTACCAGTACCAGGAGGCCCTACAAGCAACACACCCTTCGGAATCTGGGCACCGACCGAAGTGAATTTTTCTGGCTGCTTCAGGAATGTCACAACCTCTTCAAGGTCCTGCTTGGCTTCGTTGACGCCTGCAACGTCGTCAAACATCACCCCTGTTTCTGCCTCCATAGCAAAACGGGCTTTTGTCTTGCCGAACTGCATGGCTTGACCAGGACCACCAGGCATGTTGTTGCCACGACGGGCAAGGAAAATCAGAGCACCGATCAGAAGTAGCGGGAACGCAAGGTTTCCAAGGATGCCAAGAGCGGGGGGCGCAGTTTTGGGAGGGTGAACATCAAAACTGATGCCTTCAGCCTTGAGGGTATTAATCAGTTCTGGTGCCAAGCCAGGTAGGTCGACTCTCAAACGTTGAACTCGGTTGTCGAGATCGGGATCAACCGCTTCAACCACAGCATCACGGCCACCGTCATAAATGTCGACTGACGTCACCCGACCAGCTTCCACGTAATCCAGAAAACGGCCATAACTCATCCTGGCAACCGCCGTGTTGCGTGGCGCCTCCGTTGGTCCACCCGGTTTCAGGTTGTTCAGCGCTCCGCTGCCGAAGAATTGCAATGCCAGCAGCAGAGCAACAGTGATGGGAAGTCCCCAGAGAAGGATCTGCCGCCAGCGCTGATTCATGGCAATCAAGAAGATCCGACGATCGTAAGAGCTACGGGTTACAAACTGTGCAGTTCTTCTACCTAAAGACTGCGCAACGCCGTAATCGGATCGAGGCGTGCTGCGCGCCGTGCGGGAACTACACCGAAAAACAGTCCAATCGAACCTGAAAGCCCAACCGTTAGAAGAACTGTTGGCACACCGATGGCAGCCGGAAGCGGGGTCAACAAGCTCACCGCCGCAATCGCCCCATAACCGGCTGCGGTCCCAATGACCCCTCCAAGACTGGAGAGAACCAGAGATTCGACCAGAAACTGACGCAGAACATCCGAGCTGCGTGCACCAAGTGCTTTGCGCAGTCCGATTTCCTCGGTTCTTTCGCTCACAGAAACCAACATGATGTTCATAATGCCGATCCCGCCGACCAGCAGAGACACCCCTCCGATGGCACCAAGCATCAGGGTTAGACCACCGGTAATGGTTCCGACAATCGTCAGTGCGTCCTGTTGGGAACGAACAGCGAAATCGTCATCACGAAGAATGCGATGCCGTTGACGCAACAGATTTGAGATTTGGAATTTTGCCGCACTGGTGCTGTTCTCGTCTCTGGCCTCTGCACTGATGAAACTGAGGCTCACTCCATAGGTGGGGTCGCGCCCCTTAAGGCGGCTGACCATCGTGCTGAGGGGGATATAGGCGTTTTCATCCTGATTGGACCCGAAGACAGCTCCTTTAGGGGCCATCACTCCGATCACGTTGAAATTTTGGTCGCGGATGCGCAGAGAACTACCAATTGCTGCCCCACTTGGAAACAGCTTGTCGCGCAGATCAGGACCGATCACCACCACCGTGCGTGCGGATTGAACGTCTTGTTCGCTGATAAAACGCCCCCGACCCACTTCAAAACTTCTGACAGGTAGAAACTCCGGTGTCACCCCAAAGATGGCTGCTGTGCTGCTTCTTGCCCCTGACTGCACCACCTCGTTAGCGTTGATCTGTGGAGCTACCCGCTTGACGCTGGGGACCTGTTGAGCAATTGCCTCAGCGTCTTCCAGCACCAGAGTGCGAGGAAATGCCACCCCCTGACGCCTTGTGTCGTTACTGCCTGGCACCACGAACAGCACATTGGCTCCCAGGTTGCTCAGCTGATTTTCAGCAAGATTCTGGGCACCACGTCCCACGCCAACAAGTGTGATCACAGATGCATTGCCGATCACAATGCCAAGCATCGTCAACAGGCTGCGCAACTTGTTGGCCTTCAAAGTGTTGAGGGCCATGCCGACGGTTTCGGCGATGGGCAGATTGCTCGCCATGGGGTGCTGAGGCTTAGAGCATCGTGTCGAGTTTCACAGCCATGTTGCTGCCGGTTCCTCGATGAACGGCTCCTTCTTTGACAAGCAGAGTCACAACTTCGCCTTCCAGCAGATCTCTCGTGGCATTGGCAATGCCTGTAATGACGGGGATGCCAAGACGCTGGGCTATCACTGCCGCATGGGAGCTCTCTGCGGGCGTTTCAGTGATCACCGCTGCGGCGTCTCTGATGGCGTCGAGATAGTCGGCATTTGTATCGGTGGCCACCAGCACCTCGCCGGGCTCGAGTTTGGCGCAGTCACTTGCGCAGGTTGCGATGCGCACTTTTCCGCTGATTGATCCACTGCCGAAGCCTGTTCCACGACCGAGCACAGCACTCACAATGCCCACCTTGATCAGATCGGTGGAGCCGCTGACTCCAGCAAGGGTGCCAGCTGTCTGAACGCAGAGGTCCCCGTCCTTGAGTACGCCCAACTCCTGTGCCACTCCCATGGCGAGAGTGAAGGTTGCGGTTGTGCTCTGCTGCGTTTCGATCAGTAGCGGTGTCACGCCCCAGACAAGTTGAAGTTTTCTGGCCACTGACACCTCGGATGTGACCGCAAGGATCGGGGTGGATGGTCGAAATTTGCTCACATTGTGTGCGGTGGCACCACTTTTCGTCAGCGGCAGAATCGCCGCCGCATTGAGCTGTCGGGCAATGCTGCTGACTGCGCCGCTGATGGCATTGGGAATTGTGCTTGGTAGATGCGTATCGATCGGGCGTTGCGGATAGTCCCGTTCAATCCGTCGGGCGATCGTGGCCATCGTCTCCACGGCTTCGACGGGAAAATCTCCCACTGCAGTCTCGTTGGAGAGCATCACAGCATCGGTGCCATCAAGAATGGCGTTCGCCACATCACTAACCTCAGCGCGCGTTGGACGAGGGCTTGAGGCCATTGAATCCAGCATCTGGGTGGCCGTGATGATCGGAATTCCAAGGCTGTTGGCCTTGTGGATCAGATCCTTCTGCAGCAGAGGCACCTCTTCGGCAGGCATTTCCACGCCGAGATCACCTCGGGCCACCATGACGCCATCGCAGAGGGGAAGGATGGCGTCGATTTGATCGATGGCTTCAAATTTTTCGATCTTGGCAACCACAGGAGTCGAGAAGCCGTGTTTCCTGATCAGCTCACGAATTTCCTGCATGTCCGATGGATTGCGGACGAAACTCAGTGCGACCCAGTCGACTCCCTGCTGCAAGCCGAATGCCAAATCCTGGCGGTCCTTGGTGGTGAGTGCTCTCACCGACAGCTGCACATCAGGGAAATTGACTCCCTTGTTGTTGGACAGCACTCCACCAACGTTGACAACGCAGTGAAGAGTCTGGTCAACCTCATCCACCCGGTCGACTTTCATTTCGACTCGACCATCATCGAGCAAGATGCGACTGCCTGCTGTGACCTCCTCGGCAAGCTTGTCGTAGGTGACCGTGGCAACCGTCTGGTTGCATCGCACCTGTTTGGACGTAAGGGCGAAGTGATCGCCCTTTCCAAGGGTGATTGGACCTTCTTCAAAGCGACCCAATCGAATCTTCGGACCTTGAAGATCCTGCAAAATCCCGATGTGGACCCCGAGCTCATGGGCCACCTGTCGGATAGTGGCGATCCTGGCGGCGTGCTCGGAGTGGTCCCCGTGCGAGAAGTTCAGTCGGAATGTTGTCGCGCCTGCTTGAACCAGTTCCCGAATGCGTTCGGGACTTTCGGTGGCTGGGCCGATCGTGGCGACGATCTTGGTTCTGCGTGTCAGATCGATCTCGGCCATCCTTGCCGCCGGAAACCAGCGGAATCTACCGTCATGCCCTCAACCCTCTGATGATTCTCCGTGCTTCTCAACGACTACCAACTTCAATCCCGCAGCACGGCCCGATACCCCGATGCCGGAAATAATCTCATCTATCCAACCCTTGGCCTGTCCGGTGAGGCCGGTGAAGTCGCCGACAAAGTCAAAAAATTGATCCGCGATCGTGGAGGTGTTGTGGACGAGTGCTTCACCAAAGATGTGGGCCTGGAGCTTGGGGATGTGCTCTGGTACGTGGCCCAGCTGGCCACTGAACTGGGCCTCAGCCTCGAAGAGGTGGCCTCGGCCAATCTCAGCAAACTTCAGAGTCGGTCCCAACGCGGCACTCTTCAGGGGGAGGGTGATCATCGTTAAGAGCTCAGCGATTTGCGCTCAGCCGTAGGCCCCGACCCCACCTGCATAAGCAATCATGCTTGCCCGCATCAGCAGAGATTGCATCAAATTGAGTGCAACAAAAGCAAGAATGGCCGACAAGTCCAGTCCACCGAGCGGTGGGATCAAGCCGCGAAAGGCATTGAGATAGGGATCGGTAATCGAGCTCACGGTGCTGAGCACAGGATTTCCCCAGTCGAGATTGGGGAACCAGCTCAGAAGCACCCGCACGATCAAGACCAGCGAGTAGATCTGAAGTGTCTGGGAGAGCACCTGAAGGACTGTGGACACAAGCTCGGTGGCCATGGAAACCGATGAATTAAGAGAACTCTATGCAGCCTGGGATGGTTCGGAGCCACCGCCAAGCTCAGGAAGGACCGAGAACGTTCGATGGAACTTCTCGGACAGCGTGATCCAGTAGGAGCGCCCCTCGCTTTGACGCTTGCGTTCGATGAAGTTCTGGTTCACCAGTTCTTTGATGTGGTCGTAGGCACCGGAACCTCTGAGATCCACCAGATCGGACTGGAGAATCCTTTTTTTCAGTGCCACCGTCGCCAAGGTTCGCAATGTGGCTGTCGAGAGATTGACCGGAAGCAGATCGCGCACAAGTTCACCCAGACCTGGACGCAACTGCAAGCTGTAACGACCGTTGCTCTGATTGATCTCCAGAGAGGTGTCTCGCTGGGCGTAGCCGGCAATCAGGATCAGAATGCCCTGCTCGGTCTCCGATTCGGACAGCCCAACCAAGGACGAGAGCTCCTGCAGCGACACTGGCCGACCTTTCAGGTACAGGATTGCCTCAAGACGAGCGGGGAGTGATACCAGCGAGGCAGCGCCCTGAGCGTTGTGACTGCGTTCTTGGTCGCGTCCCTGATCCACGCCAGCATCCAGTGATCCGACAAGCCAAGGTAACGCTCATCTCAGTGAGCGCCATTAGGGGCCAAGAAAAATCCGGTAGGCAGGGTTCGATGTTTCTTCCCAGCTCGGATAGCCCAGATCTTGCAGGACGGCCTGCCATGACTCGAGATCGTCGGGGCTCACCAGGACGCCGACCACAATCCGACCGACATCAGCACCATGATTCCGATAGTGAAAAATGCTGATGCTCCAGCTTGATTGGAGCGCATTGACAAAACGCATCAGTGCACCGGGACGTTCAGGGAACTCAAATCGATAAAGAAGCTCCTGAGTTGGCTCAGCCGATCTCTGCGGTAAACGGCCACCCACCATGTGACGCAAATGAACTTTCGCCAGTTCGTCGTCACTTAGGTCGAGGCATTCATATCCATTGCTACGAAGAGACGCCAACAGATCAGAGCGGTCTTGGATATCTCGGACCTGAATACCCATGAAAATGTGGGCCTGGTCTCCGGCACCCATTCGATAGCTGAATTCAGTGAGGCTGCGCTTCTGAAGGAGTTCAGACAGCTTGCGCAAGCTCCCTGGCTGTTCTGGAATCTGCACGGCGAGCATGGCCTCACGCTCCTCACCGAGCTCGGCCCGTTCCGCAACAAATCTCAGACGATTGAAGTTCATGTTGGCGCCGCATGCGATCGCAACAAGTTGCTTGTTGTTTAATTGCCGCCTTGAGACATCCGCTTTCAGACCTGCAACAGCCAGGGCTCCGGCCGGTTCAAGGATGGATCGAGTGTCTTCAAAGACATCTTTAATTGATGCGCAAATCTCATCGGTGCTCACTGTGACGATGGCATCTACATATTTCTGGGCCAGTTGAAAGGTGTGTTCTCCCACCTCTCGTACAGCCACACCATCCGCGAACAATCCCACCTGCGGAAGGCGAATCCTTTCACCGGCTTCAAGAGACAGCGTCATTGCAGCAGCGTCATGGGGTTCAACCCCAATGACTTCAATGTCAGGCCAGAGGCTTTTGACATAAGCAGCCACCCCACCGATGAGGCCACCACCGCCAATGGCCACATAAATGGCATCTGGGGGTTGTTGGCTCTGGCGCAGGATTTCCATCCCAACAGTTCCCTGACCAGCAATCACCTCCGGATCATCAAAAGGATGGATGAAACAGAGCCCCTCCCTTTCGCTTCGTCTTCGGGCCTCCGCGTAGGCCTCGTCATAGGTCTCTCCGTGAAGGATGACCTCGCCGCCAAGCTGTCGAACCGCCTCAACCTTCACGCTGGGTGTGGTGATCGGCATCACGATCACGGCTCTGCACTGCAGATGGGCCGCACTGAGTGCAACTCCCTGGGCATGGTTTCCTGCGCTTGAGGCGATCACACCGCGTGAACGTTCCTCGTCCGAAAGTTGAGCCATGCGGTTGTAGGCACCACGCAGCTTGAAGGAAAAGACCGGTTGTAGGTCCTCACGTTTGAGCCAAATCTGATTGTTCAGACGCCGGCTGAGATTGGTCGCTAACTCGAGCGGGCTTTCGCGGGCGACGTCGTAAACCCTCGCGCGCAGGATCCTCTGCAGGTAATCATCCATCGGATCAGTCTGCCAACCAGAGGCTTTCACGGGCGGCTGGCACGCCTCGTAGATTGACTCAATCTGCCGGGAGGCTCATGCACCTGAGCGATCTATCGCATCCCAATCAGCTGCATGGTCTATCCGTAGCCGAGCTTGAAGACGTCGCTGCACAGATTCGGCAGCGCCATCTGGAAGTGGTCTCCAATAGCGGTGGGCATTTGGGTCCTGGCCTTGGAGTTGTTGAGCTCACACTCGCCCTCTACCAAACACTGGATCTTGATCGTGATCGCGTGGTCTGGGACGTCGGTCATCAGGCTTATCCCCACAAGCTGATCACTGGTCGCTACGCCGATTTCGATTCACTCAGGCAGAAGTCAGGCGTTGCCGGATATCTCAAGCGATCCGAGAGCACATTCGATCATTTCGGCGCTGGTCATGCCAGTACGTCTATCTCAGCTGCTCTGGGAATGGCCATGGCCCGAGATCGTCTCGGCCAGGATCACAAATGCGTTGCGGTGATCGGTGATGGAGCCCTCACCGGTGGAATGGCCTTGGAGGCCATCAACCATGCAGGACATATGCCCAACACACCTTTGCTGGTGGTGCTTAACGACAATGACATGTCCATTTCCCCACCAGTCGGGGCTCTTTCAAGCCATCTGAACCGGATGAGGCTCAGCCCTCCGATGCAGTTTTTGTCAGGGAGCGTGGAAGAAAGCATGCGCCATCTCCCATTCATGGGTGGTGATCTTCCGGCTGAACTCAACCGGCTCAAAGGCAGCATGCGTCGTCTGGCGGTGCCCAAGGTCGGTGCGGTTTTTGAAGAGCTTGGATTCACTTACATGGGGCCAGTTGATGGTCACGACATTGCCGAAATGATGAGAACGTTTCAGGCTGCTCACCGTGTTGGTGGTCCAGTGCTGGTGCATGTGCTCACCACTAAGGGCAAGGGTTATCCCTATGCGGAGGCCGATCAGGTGGGCTATCACGCCCAGTCGGCATTTGATCTCAACACCGGCAAAGCCCGCCCGAGCAAAACTCCCAAACCGCCCAGTTACAGCAAGGTTTTTGGACAGACTCTTGTCAAAATCTGCGAACAGAATCCCCGCGTTGTTGGAATCACAGCGGCCATGGCGACCGGTACTGGCCTTGACCTTCTTCAGAAGGCCTTGCCAGATCAATACATCGACGTGGGCATTGCTGAGCAACATGCGGTGACCCTGGCTGCGGGTATGGCATCCGACGGTCTTCGCCCCGTTGTGGCCATCTACAGCACATTCCTGCAAAGGGCTTTCGACCAGTTAATCCACGATGTGGGGATTCAGAAACTGCCGGTCACTTTCGTGCTGGACCGCGCTGGCATCGTCGGTGCCGATGGGCCGACCCACCAAGGCCAATACGACATCAGCTATATGCGTGCCATCCCCAACTTCACGGTCATGGCGCCCAAGGATGAGGCTGAACTTCAACGCATGTTGGTCAGCTCTCTTAAGCACGATGGGCCTTGCGCAATCCGGATTCCAAGGGGCCCTGGGGAAGGCGTTCCATTGATGGAAGAGGGATGGGAACCGTTACCGATTGGTTGTGGCGAAGTTCTCCGTTCCGGAGATGACTTGGTGATCGTGGCCTATGGAGCCATGAATGCCAAAGCGATGGCGACGTCAGAGATCCTGGCTGCCCAAGGTATTCAGTCCACAGTCGTCAATGCTCGATTCCTCAGACCTCTCGACACAGCTTTGCTACATCCACTGGTCCAGCGCATCGGTCGTGTCGTGACCATGGAAGAAGCATCCTTGGAGGGTGGATTCGGTTCCGCGGTGATTGAATCCCTTCAGGAATCTGATCTCCATCTGCCTGTCATGAGGCTGGGAATCCCCGATGTGCTGGTGGACCATGCAACGCCACAGCAAAGTTTCGAATCACTAGGTCTGCTTCCTGATCAGATGGCTCAGAGAATCAACGAGCGATTCAACTTCATCACCACGAAGGTTCATAACACCTCTGAAGCAGGTGTTGAAAGTCCCGCGGTCCCTAGCTGAACGATTCAAAAGGGGTGCTCTCGCCACCCCTTCATGTTGATTCTTCAGTTCAGAGTCGTTTTAAAGCACTCCACGGGTTGCCAAGCCGAGGATGGCACCCATGCCAATGACGTGTCCGAGACTTGTTGTGGCCAGCAGAGAGGCATGGCTCATGCCACCGAAAAATGACGGGTTGGGCAATTGGGCTCCCTCATTGGGGTATTTGATCGCAGCTTTGCCGATAGCGATAGCAAGTACGTTGCAAGCGATCATCACAAGCCCCACCTTTGGAGACCAGGTAACCGTGGCAGGAGCAATGGCCAGAAGAGGAGCGAGCATGAAGAACAGAGGCAACGATTTATCTTCCAGCCTTTAAGCACACACGCCTAACACTTGT
Above is a window of Synechococcus sp. BIOS-U3-1 DNA encoding:
- a CDS encoding nucleoside triphosphate pyrophosphohydrolase family protein; translated protein: MLLNDYQLQSRSTARYPDAGNNLIYPTLGLSGEAGEVADKVKKLIRDRGGVVDECFTKDVGLELGDVLWYVAQLATELGLSLEEVASANLSKLQSRSQRGTLQGEGDHR
- the psaK gene encoding photosystem I reaction center subunit PsaK; the protein is MLAPLLAIAPATVTWSPKVGLVMIACNVLAIAIGKAAIKYPNEGAQLPNPSFFGGMSHASLLATTSLGHVIGMGAILGLATRGVL
- a CDS encoding YggT family protein; the protein is MATELVSTVLQVLSQTLQIYSLVLIVRVLLSWFPNLDWGNPVLSTVSSITDPYLNAFRGLIPPLGGLDLSAILAFVALNLMQSLLMRASMIAYAGGVGAYG
- the scpB gene encoding SMC-Scp complex subunit ScpB: MDQGRDQERSHNAQGAASLVSLPARLEAILYLKGRPVSLQELSSLVGLSESETEQGILILIAGYAQRDTSLEINQSNGRYSLQLRPGLGELVRDLLPVNLSTATLRTLATVALKKRILQSDLVDLRGSGAYDHIKELVNQNFIERKRQSEGRSYWITLSEKFHRTFSVLPELGGGSEPSQAA
- the dxs gene encoding 1-deoxy-D-xylulose-5-phosphate synthase, with the translated sequence MHLSDLSHPNQLHGLSVAELEDVAAQIRQRHLEVVSNSGGHLGPGLGVVELTLALYQTLDLDRDRVVWDVGHQAYPHKLITGRYADFDSLRQKSGVAGYLKRSESTFDHFGAGHASTSISAALGMAMARDRLGQDHKCVAVIGDGALTGGMALEAINHAGHMPNTPLLVVLNDNDMSISPPVGALSSHLNRMRLSPPMQFLSGSVEESMRHLPFMGGDLPAELNRLKGSMRRLAVPKVGAVFEELGFTYMGPVDGHDIAEMMRTFQAAHRVGGPVLVHVLTTKGKGYPYAEADQVGYHAQSAFDLNTGKARPSKTPKPPSYSKVFGQTLVKICEQNPRVVGITAAMATGTGLDLLQKALPDQYIDVGIAEQHAVTLAAGMASDGLRPVVAIYSTFLQRAFDQLIHDVGIQKLPVTFVLDRAGIVGADGPTHQGQYDISYMRAIPNFTVMAPKDEAELQRMLVSSLKHDGPCAIRIPRGPGEGVPLMEEGWEPLPIGCGEVLRSGDDLVIVAYGAMNAKAMATSEILAAQGIQSTVVNARFLRPLDTALLHPLVQRIGRVVTMEEASLEGGFGSAVIESLQESDLHLPVMRLGIPDVLVDHATPQQSFESLGLLPDQMAQRINERFNFITTKVHNTSEAGVESPAVPS
- the ilvA gene encoding threonine ammonia-lyase, biosynthetic codes for the protein MDDYLQRILRARVYDVARESPLELATNLSRRLNNQIWLKREDLQPVFSFKLRGAYNRMAQLSDEERSRGVIASSAGNHAQGVALSAAHLQCRAVIVMPITTPSVKVEAVRQLGGEVILHGETYDEAYAEARRRSEREGLCFIHPFDDPEVIAGQGTVGMEILRQSQQPPDAIYVAIGGGGLIGGVAAYVKSLWPDIEVIGVEPHDAAAMTLSLEAGERIRLPQVGLFADGVAVREVGEHTFQLAQKYVDAIVTVSTDEICASIKDVFEDTRSILEPAGALAVAGLKADVSRRQLNNKQLVAIACGANMNFNRLRFVAERAELGEEREAMLAVQIPEQPGSLRKLSELLQKRSLTEFSYRMGAGDQAHIFMGIQVRDIQDRSDLLASLRSNGYECLDLSDDELAKVHLRHMVGGRLPQRSAEPTQELLYRFEFPERPGALMRFVNALQSSWSISIFHYRNHGADVGRIVVGVLVSPDDLESWQAVLQDLGYPSWEETSNPAYRIFLGP
- the ftsH gene encoding ATP-dependent zinc metalloprotease FtsH; the encoded protein is MNQRWRQILLWGLPITVALLLALQFFGSGALNNLKPGGPTEAPRNTAVARMSYGRFLDYVEAGRVTSVDIYDGGRDAVVEAVDPDLDNRVQRLRVDLPGLAPELINTLKAEGISFDVHPPKTAPPALGILGNLAFPLLLIGALIFLARRGNNMPGGPGQAMQFGKTKARFAMEAETGVMFDDVAGVNEAKQDLEEVVTFLKQPEKFTSVGAQIPKGVLLVGPPGTGKTLLAKAIAGEAGVPFFSLSGSEFVEMFVGVGASRVRDLFKRAKENSPCLIFIDEIDAVGRQRGAGIGGGNDEREQTLNQLLTEMDGFEGNSGIIIIAATNRPDVLDSALMRPGRFDRQVTVDAPDIKGRLSILKVHSRNKKLAEDLSLESIARRTPGFTGADLANLLNEAAILTARRRKDTISLSEIDDAVDRIIAGLEGHPLTDGRSKRLIAYHEVGHALVGSLVKDHDPVQKVTLIPRGQAQGLTWFSPDEEQMLVSRSQLKARIMGALGGRAAEDVVFGYAEVTTGAGGDIQMVASIARQMVTRYGMSGLGQMSTGGGSQEVFLGRDLMTRSDTSEGTSKQIDEQVRGIVMQCYEETLSLVQGQREAMDRLVELLIEKETMDGDEFREILATYTTIPEKDRFSPVLN
- the pyk gene encoding pyruvate kinase, with product MAEIDLTRRTKIVATIGPATESPERIRELVQAGATTFRLNFSHGDHSEHAARIATIRQVAHELGVHIGILQDLQGPKIRLGRFEEGPITLGKGDHFALTSKQVRCNQTVATVTYDKLAEEVTAGSRILLDDGRVEMKVDRVDEVDQTLHCVVNVGGVLSNNKGVNFPDVQLSVRALTTKDRQDLAFGLQQGVDWVALSFVRNPSDMQEIRELIRKHGFSTPVVAKIEKFEAIDQIDAILPLCDGVMVARGDLGVEMPAEEVPLLQKDLIHKANSLGIPIITATQMLDSMASSPRPTRAEVSDVANAILDGTDAVMLSNETAVGDFPVEAVETMATIARRIERDYPQRPIDTHLPSTIPNAISGAVSSIARQLNAAAILPLTKSGATAHNVSKFRPSTPILAVTSEVSVARKLQLVWGVTPLLIETQQSTTATFTLAMGVAQELGVLKDGDLCVQTAGTLAGVSGSTDLIKVGIVSAVLGRGTGFGSGSISGKVRIATCASDCAKLEPGEVLVATDTNADYLDAIRDAAAVITETPAESSHAAVIAQRLGIPVITGIANATRDLLEGEVVTLLVKEGAVHRGTGSNMAVKLDTML
- a CDS encoding ABC transporter permease; translated protein: MASNLPIAETVGMALNTLKANKLRSLLTMLGIVIGNASVITLVGVGRGAQNLAENQLSNLGANVLFVVPGSNDTRRQGVAFPRTLVLEDAEAIAQQVPSVKRVAPQINANEVVQSGARSSTAAIFGVTPEFLPVRSFEVGRGRFISEQDVQSARTVVVIGPDLRDKLFPSGAAIGSSLRIRDQNFNVIGVMAPKGAVFGSNQDENAYIPLSTMVSRLKGRDPTYGVSLSFISAEARDENSTSAAKFQISNLLRQRHRILRDDDFAVRSQQDALTIVGTITGGLTLMLGAIGGVSLLVGGIGIMNIMLVSVSERTEEIGLRKALGARSSDVLRQFLVESLVLSSLGGVIGTAAGYGAIAAVSLLTPLPAAIGVPTVLLTVGLSGSIGLFFGVVPARRAARLDPITALRSL